The following coding sequences lie in one Oncorhynchus nerka isolate Pitt River linkage group LG14, Oner_Uvic_2.0, whole genome shotgun sequence genomic window:
- the LOC115141391 gene encoding trophoblast glycoprotein-like isoform X1 → MRFLSSLLCCKLEETRENTTLLRLWFFFAVLVSNSACPDKCVCFTSTVKCLNQGLFAVPQPLPANTKTLFITGNNISHLTAVSFPVPLEQLTDLYLTGNQVELVDHNVFNNLPNLRLLDLSNNRILHFSAQAFPDYNKLLDLNLSRAFYNHTSMDELFSLLRNGGALQLTRLDLSNNDLVVLPEDMFSRLSNLTILNLQNNSLIFIQNGTLSVPRLRELDLRDNALRELPNTTLMDFSLKPGLQVHLAGNPWLCDCNIEDLVSWLKSSEQVTDKQNMTCSDPEVLRQLPLLQIKELECTFSGEMKGVLETSYVFLGMVLALIGVIFLLVLYLNRKGIKRWIYNIRDACRDHMEGYHYRYEINSDPRLANLSLNSDI, encoded by the coding sequence ATGCGTTTTTTGAGCTCATTGTTATGTTGTAAACTTGAAGAAACCCGAGAGAATACGACTCTGCTTCGTTTGTGGTTTTTCTTTGCTGTCCTTGTTTCAAATTCAGCCTGTCCTGACAAATGCGTCTGTTTCACATCCACGGTCAAATGTTTGAACCAGGGCTTATTCGCGGTTCCACAGCCATTGCCAGCAAACACTAAAACCCTGTTCATTACTGGGAACAACATTTCCCATCTCACAGCTGTGTCTTTCCCTGTGCCCCTTGAGCAGTTAACAGACTTGTATCTCACAGGAAACCAGGTGGAGCTGGTGGACCACAATGTATTCAACAACTTGCCAAATCTCAGGCTGCTAGACTTGAGTAACAACAGGATTCTGCATTTTAGTGCTCAAGCCTTCCCTGATTACAACAAACTACTGGACCTTAACCTCAGCAGGGCTTTTTACAACCATACTTCCATGGATGAGCTCTTCAGTCTGCTACGGAATGGCGGAGCCCTTCAACTTACCCGCTTAGACCTGTCCAACAATGACTTGGTGGTCCTCCCTGAGGACATGTTCTCCCGCCTCTCCAACCTCACCATCCTCAACCTACAAAACAACTCCCTCATTTTCATCCAGAATGGGACGCTGAGTGTTCCTCGGCTTCGTGAGTTAGACTTGAGGGACAATGCCCTGAGGGAACTACCCAACACTACACTGATGGACTTCAGCCTCAAGCCTGGGCTTCAGGTGCATCTGGCAGGAAACCCTTGGCTCTGTGACTGCAATATCGAGGACCTTGTGTCCTGGCTGAAAAGCTCTGAGCAGGTCACAGACAAGCAGAATATGACCTGTTCTGACCCTGAGGTTCTGAGGCAGTTACCGTTGCTCCAGATAAAAGAGTTGGAGTGTACCTTTTCGGGTGAAATGAAAGGTGTGCTGGAGACCTCGTATGTCTTTCTGGGCATGGTGCTGGCCTTGATTGGAGTGATCTTTCTGTTGGTCCTCTACCTCAACAGGAAGGGGATCAAGCGGTGGATATACAATATTCGGGACGCATGCAGGGACCACATGGAGGGCTACCATTACAGGTATGAGATCAACTCGGACCCCAGGTTGGCCAACCTCAGCCTCAACTCAGACATTTAA
- the LOC115141391 gene encoding trophoblast glycoprotein-like isoform X2 — translation MRFLSSLLCCKLEETRENTTLLRLWFFFAVLVSNSACPDKCVCFTSTVKCLNQGLFAVPQPLPANTKTLFITGNNISHLTAVSFPVPLEQLTDLYLTGNQVELVDHNVFNNLPNLRLLDLSNNRILHFSAQAFPDYNKLLDLNLSRAFYNHTSMDELFSLLRNGGALQLTRLDLSNNDLVVLPEDMFSRLSNLTILNLQNNSLIFIQNGTLSVPRLRELDLRDNALRELPNTTLMDFSLKPGLQVHLAGNPWLCDCNIEDLVSWLKSSEQVTDKQNMTCSDPEVLRQLPLLQIKELECTFSGEMKGVLETSYVFLGMVLALIGVIFLLVLYLNRKGIKRWIYNIRDACRDHMEGYHYSSMD, via the exons ATGCGTTTTTTGAGCTCATTGTTATGTTGTAAACTTGAAGAAACCCGAGAGAATACGACTCTGCTTCGTTTGTGGTTTTTCTTTGCTGTCCTTGTTTCAAATTCAGCCTGTCCTGACAAATGCGTCTGTTTCACATCCACGGTCAAATGTTTGAACCAGGGCTTATTCGCGGTTCCACAGCCATTGCCAGCAAACACTAAAACCCTGTTCATTACTGGGAACAACATTTCCCATCTCACAGCTGTGTCTTTCCCTGTGCCCCTTGAGCAGTTAACAGACTTGTATCTCACAGGAAACCAGGTGGAGCTGGTGGACCACAATGTATTCAACAACTTGCCAAATCTCAGGCTGCTAGACTTGAGTAACAACAGGATTCTGCATTTTAGTGCTCAAGCCTTCCCTGATTACAACAAACTACTGGACCTTAACCTCAGCAGGGCTTTTTACAACCATACTTCCATGGATGAGCTCTTCAGTCTGCTACGGAATGGCGGAGCCCTTCAACTTACCCGCTTAGACCTGTCCAACAATGACTTGGTGGTCCTCCCTGAGGACATGTTCTCCCGCCTCTCCAACCTCACCATCCTCAACCTACAAAACAACTCCCTCATTTTCATCCAGAATGGGACGCTGAGTGTTCCTCGGCTTCGTGAGTTAGACTTGAGGGACAATGCCCTGAGGGAACTACCCAACACTACACTGATGGACTTCAGCCTCAAGCCTGGGCTTCAGGTGCATCTGGCAGGAAACCCTTGGCTCTGTGACTGCAATATCGAGGACCTTGTGTCCTGGCTGAAAAGCTCTGAGCAGGTCACAGACAAGCAGAATATGACCTGTTCTGACCCTGAGGTTCTGAGGCAGTTACCGTTGCTCCAGATAAAAGAGTTGGAGTGTACCTTTTCGGGTGAAATGAAAGGTGTGCTGGAGACCTCGTATGTCTTTCTGGGCATGGTGCTGGCCTTGATTGGAGTGATCTTTCTGTTGGTCCTCTACCTCAACAGGAAGGGGATCAAGCGGTGGATATACAATATTCGGGACGCATGCAGGGACCACATGGAGGGCTACCATTACAG TTCCATGGATTGA